A genomic window from candidate division WOR-3 bacterium includes:
- a CDS encoding peptidoglycan DD-metalloendopeptidase family protein translates to MRLFKFFLIFIVISGCKKKKNFVKESFKEYCNITVSYKLSKNESLEKVLLWKIPFISVSESYYFIKFFEKKVNTRKLKEGDRFIFLFSDEKKLKEVNFVRKDTPNVINRFFKDDKNGEFGFERVLKKIDVDTTLIYSKINSNLYESFQGYQGGEYLADFIADIFTWVIDFNTEVREGDEVTIFFERKFLEGEFISFGKVLYILYNGKLVGKKEAIYFNGNYYDSLGNSLEKYFLRSPLPYGRISSGFKKKRFHPILRIVRPHHGIDYAAPPGTPVLAVADGEVIFAGWKGGYGNFVKIRHKNGYITGYGHLKRISSFIRKGKRVKQGEIIGFVGSTGLSTGPHLHFEIKKDGKFLNFLNIKPPSKKKLDSKEKEIFYEVLKKIKEKMNEKRYQFSYNI, encoded by the coding sequence ATGAGGTTATTTAAATTTTTTTTAATTTTTATAGTTATATCAGGATGTAAAAAAAAGAAAAATTTTGTTAAAGAAAGTTTTAAAGAATATTGTAATATAACTGTCAGTTACAAATTGTCAAAAAATGAAAGTCTGGAAAAAGTTCTTTTATGGAAAATTCCCTTTATCAGTGTATCAGAGAGTTATTATTTTATTAAATTTTTTGAAAAAAAAGTTAATACAAGGAAGCTAAAAGAGGGTGATAGATTTATTTTTTTATTCAGTGATGAAAAAAAACTTAAGGAGGTAAATTTTGTAAGAAAGGACACTCCAAATGTTATAAATAGGTTTTTTAAAGATGATAAAAATGGGGAATTTGGTTTTGAAAGGGTTTTAAAAAAAATTGATGTAGACACTACCTTAATTTATTCAAAAATAAACAGTAATTTATATGAGTCATTTCAAGGATACCAAGGGGGTGAATATCTTGCAGATTTTATTGCCGATATTTTTACCTGGGTAATAGACTTTAATACTGAGGTTAGAGAAGGGGATGAAGTAACAATTTTCTTTGAAAGAAAATTTCTTGAAGGTGAATTTATAAGTTTTGGTAAAGTCTTATATATTTTATATAATGGAAAATTGGTGGGTAAGAAGGAAGCAATCTATTTTAACGGAAATTATTATGATTCCTTGGGCAATTCTCTTGAAAAATACTTTTTGAGGTCTCCTCTACCTTATGGGAGAATATCATCAGGATTTAAGAAAAAAAGGTTTCACCCTATTCTCAGAATAGTTAGACCCCATCATGGAATAGATTATGCTGCACCACCTGGTACACCTGTCCTTGCTGTGGCAGACGGTGAAGTAATTTTTGCAGGATGGAAGGGTGGTTACGGAAATTTTGTCAAAATAAGACATAAAAATGGTTATATCACAGGATATGGACATCTTAAAAGAATTTCCTCTTTTATAAGGAAAGGAAAAAGGGTTAAACAGGGAGAGATAATAGGTTTTGTAGGTTCAACAGGTTTATCTACAGGTCCTCATCTTCATTTTGAAATAAAAAAAGATGGCAAATTTTTAAATTTTTTAAACATAAAACCGCCTTCAAAAAAGAAACTTGATAGTAAAGAGAAAGAAATTTTTTATGAGGTTTTAAAAAAAATAAAGGAAAAAATGAATGAAAAAAGATATCAATTTTCCTATAATATATAG
- a CDS encoding glycosyltransferase, with product MKKLKVALVHDYLNQWGGAENVLKELSEIFPCAPIFTLLVDPKKIQNELKGKKIYTSFIQRLPFSLKFYREFSILYPLAIETFDLRDFNLIISSTSGFAHGIIPPPNSIHISYFHTPLRYAFHFYHEYRKNQKFFSKITKDILLHYFRIWSFSAVNRVDYFIANSRETKRRIELYFNKKARVIFPPVDTDFFKPSQEEKDNYFIFVGRIRDYKRLDIAISATRELGYRLFVVGDYYKGKRIPMGEGVRFLGTVSKEELRTLYQKARALIMPGLEDFGIVPLEANACGTPVIAFKGGGALDTVIDGETGVFFEHQNKDSLIEAILKFEKMKFDKDVLVKNALRFSKERFREEIKEFINEVI from the coding sequence ATGAAAAAATTAAAAGTTGCTCTTGTTCATGATTATTTAAATCAATGGGGTGGAGCCGAAAATGTGCTTAAAGAGCTATCCGAAATTTTCCCTTGTGCACCTATTTTTACTTTACTTGTTGATCCAAAAAAAATCCAGAATGAACTTAAGGGTAAAAAAATTTATACTTCTTTTATTCAGAGATTGCCCTTTAGTTTAAAATTTTATAGGGAGTTTTCAATTTTATATCCCCTTGCTATAGAAACCTTTGATTTAAGAGATTTTAATCTTATAATAAGTTCAACAAGTGGTTTCGCTCATGGAATTATTCCTCCACCTAATTCAATACACATAAGTTATTTTCATACACCTTTAAGGTATGCTTTTCATTTTTATCATGAATACAGAAAAAATCAAAAATTTTTTTCTAAAATAACTAAAGATATTTTACTCCACTATTTTAGAATATGGAGTTTTTCAGCGGTAAATCGTGTTGATTATTTTATAGCAAATTCAAGGGAAACAAAAAGAAGAATAGAACTTTACTTCAACAAAAAAGCAAGGGTAATATTTCCACCTGTTGATACTGATTTTTTTAAGCCCTCTCAAGAAGAAAAGGACAATTATTTCATCTTTGTTGGAAGAATAAGGGATTATAAGAGACTTGATATTGCTATTTCAGCAACAAGAGAACTGGGTTACAGACTCTTTGTGGTAGGGGATTATTATAAAGGAAAAAGAATACCTATGGGTGAAGGAGTAAGGTTTTTAGGTACAGTTAGTAAGGAAGAGTTAAGGACTTTATATCAAAAAGCAAGAGCCTTAATAATGCCAGGTCTTGAGGATTTTGGTATAGTTCCTCTGGAAGCCAATGCCTGTGGAACACCTGTTATAGCTTTTAAAGGAGGAGGTGCACTTGATACAGTAATAGATGGTGAAACAGGAGTTTTTTTTGAACATCAGAATAAAGACTCTTTAATTGAAGCTATTTTAAAGTTTGAAAAAATGAAATTTGATAAAGATGTTCTTGTTAAAAATGCTTTAAGATTTTCAAAAGAAAGATTCAGAGAGGAAATAAAGGAATTTATAAATGAGGTTATTTAA
- a CDS encoding DUF4416 family protein: MIKLKEPPRVKFFVGMIARDEKIMEEAILILKEKIGEIEFESDLFPFTHTNYYEKEMGKDLKRKFYSFKPLKKPDEIVDFKLFTIEVEKKFLEDNKRKINIDPGYVELSKVVLASTKNYSHRIYLGKGIFAEVTLYFSKGEFCDFPYTYPDYRTEAYKEFFKKVRESLKKNYEKIKSCSCS; encoded by the coding sequence ATGATAAAACTTAAAGAACCCCCAAGGGTAAAGTTTTTTGTGGGTATGATTGCAAGGGATGAAAAAATAATGGAAGAAGCTATTTTAATCTTAAAAGAAAAGATAGGTGAGATAGAATTTGAAAGTGATTTATTTCCATTTACTCACACTAACTACTATGAAAAGGAAATGGGAAAGGATTTAAAAAGGAAATTTTATTCTTTTAAACCTCTGAAAAAGCCTGATGAGATAGTAGATTTTAAACTTTTTACAATTGAGGTAGAAAAAAAATTCCTTGAAGATAATAAAAGGAAAATCAATATCGATCCTGGATATGTGGAACTTTCAAAAGTTGTGCTCGCAAGCACAAAAAATTACTCCCACAGAATATATCTCGGAAAAGGTATTTTTGCTGAAGTAACCCTTTATTTTAGCAAGGGAGAGTTCTGTGATTTCCCTTATACTTATCCTGATTACAGGACAGAAGCTTATAAAGAATTTTTTAAGAAAGTAAGGGAATCCTTAAAAAAGAATTATGAAAAAATTAAAAGTTGCTCTTGTTCATGA
- a CDS encoding ATP-binding protein: MDKKIYIIITSILTFFLFLTIILEIKTIPLIILLSIIILSILFYKNWIEHSVELGQTEFPAIFIDRNGNVIFQNKSHKEFFGFSDEFIIGNKDPTIPEHITTSIITREKSGIDLWVKAKNFKGENLDILVLCFKERKGFIIFKIPIGKGSPIFSKFMEAEKLASIGSIASGLAHQLNTPLGTILLTAQMLKEEIEKKEIKEEIEIIESQVKFCQDLVKKLLFLSKPSEEEEKEFNLNEVIKEVAGIFEKVFQKKNIKLKFLKSNEKEAIVYGKKNEIAQVFMNLFSNSIDAMENGGEIKVTSFITPFDRVIVKVQDTGKGIPPEYADRIFEPFFTTKPAYKGTGLGLSIVKRIVESHRGVIKLMNEGKGATFLIILPLSKNA; encoded by the coding sequence ATGGATAAAAAAATTTACATTATTATAACATCAATTTTAACATTTTTTCTTTTTCTTACCATTATTTTAGAAATAAAAACAATTCCCTTGATAATACTTTTATCTATCATTATTCTTTCAATTTTATTTTATAAAAACTGGATAGAACACTCAGTAGAACTGGGTCAAACTGAATTTCCAGCTATTTTTATAGATAGAAACGGAAATGTGATTTTCCAAAATAAATCTCATAAAGAATTTTTTGGTTTTTCTGATGAATTTATAATCGGAAATAAAGATCCTACAATACCTGAACATATAACAACTTCAATAATTACGAGGGAAAAAAGTGGTATAGATTTATGGGTAAAAGCAAAAAATTTCAAAGGAGAAAATCTTGATATTCTGGTTTTATGCTTTAAAGAAAGAAAAGGATTTATAATTTTCAAAATTCCAATTGGAAAGGGAAGTCCTATTTTTTCAAAGTTTATGGAGGCAGAAAAGTTAGCAAGTATAGGTAGTATTGCCTCAGGTCTTGCTCATCAGCTCAATACACCCTTAGGTACAATTCTTTTAACTGCCCAGATGCTTAAAGAAGAAATTGAAAAAAAAGAAATTAAAGAAGAAATTGAGATAATTGAATCACAGGTAAAATTCTGCCAGGACCTTGTAAAAAAACTTTTATTCCTTTCAAAACCTTCTGAAGAGGAAGAAAAAGAGTTTAATTTAAATGAAGTAATAAAAGAAGTGGCAGGAATTTTTGAAAAGGTTTTTCAGAAAAAAAATATAAAGTTAAAATTTCTGAAAAGTAATGAAAAAGAAGCAATTGTTTATGGAAAGAAAAATGAAATTGCACAGGTTTTTATGAACCTTTTTTCAAACTCAATAGACGCAATGGAAAATGGTGGTGAAATTAAAGTTACAAGTTTCATAACACCTTTTGATAGAGTTATTGTAAAAGTTCAGGATACAGGTAAGGGTATTCCTCCTGAATATGCTGATAGAATTTTTGAACCATTTTTTACAACAAAACCTGCATACAAGGGAACAGGTTTAGGTCTTTCCATTGTTAAAAGAATAGTTGAATCTCATAGAGGTGTTATAAAACTTATGAATGAAGGTAAAGGTGCCACTTTCCTTATAATATTACCTTTAAGTAAAAATGCATAA